One window of Sphingobacteriales bacterium genomic DNA carries:
- a CDS encoding SirB2 family protein, translated as MGTFGPDFVKHLHLATVILFLLSYLAKTVLLFLDETRALENYKKKTIATEGVISLVFLITGIYILTTYGGAWMKVNGWFHVKLTLVILALPLGFIGFKRRNKWMAGLSTLMFLVVFILALIKGSSNYF; from the coding sequence ATGGGAACATTTGGCCCCGATTTTGTAAAGCATTTGCATCTTGCTACGGTTATTTTATTTTTGCTTTCCTATCTGGCAAAAACAGTATTGCTTTTTTTAGATGAAACCCGGGCACTTGAAAATTACAAGAAAAAAACCATCGCAACTGAAGGTGTAATTTCCTTGGTTTTTTTAATTACGGGTATTTATATCCTTACAACTTATGGAGGTGCCTGGATGAAAGTCAATGGCTGGTTTCATGTAAAACTGACCTTAGTTATACTGGCATTGCCTTTGGGATTTATCGGATTTAAACGCCGAAACAAGTGGATGGCAGGTCTTTCTACCCTGATGTTTTTAGTAGTATTTATACTCGCCCTGATTAAGGGAAGTTCTAATTACTTTTAA
- a CDS encoding NAD-dependent epimerase/dehydratase family protein encodes MKKILVLGGTSFVGRVLVEELLKKRDYEVVLFNRGKTNANLFPGLRKIQGNRESDDLLQTCNENWDAVIDISGYYPNTIKEYASKIQTRCKRYIFVSTASVYNLEASENKLIEEDFELLTCSLEQRTDTTMATYGQRKVACEEALLQCEGLDSIILRPSVIYGPFDPFDRHYYWLYRVKNSKSILFPESGYESKDTFTYVKDLAKIIISAIDLPQHRKVYNVNTHPLTNLFDLVKTMALAVKTQPEFCLASTDYLDHEKVQVWTDLPLWLNGSFLMMDNSRLLADFPLTFTPLIDTFIESAAYYEQLNWPIPKTGISLDDEKELIAGL; translated from the coding sequence ATGAAAAAAATATTGGTACTGGGTGGCACCTCTTTTGTCGGTCGTGTTTTAGTAGAAGAATTATTAAAAAAGAGGGACTATGAAGTTGTTCTTTTCAACAGAGGAAAAACCAATGCTAATCTGTTTCCAGGTCTCAGAAAAATTCAAGGCAACCGCGAATCGGACGATCTTCTCCAAACTTGTAATGAAAACTGGGATGCCGTCATTGATATATCGGGCTATTACCCGAATACTATAAAGGAATATGCTTCCAAGATACAAACCAGATGCAAGCGTTATATATTTGTTTCGACTGCTTCGGTTTACAACCTTGAAGCTTCTGAAAACAAATTAATAGAGGAAGATTTTGAGCTATTGACCTGTTCCCTGGAACAGCGTACAGATACTACAATGGCCACTTACGGACAGCGCAAAGTGGCCTGTGAAGAAGCGCTGTTGCAATGTGAAGGCTTGGATTCTATAATTTTAAGACCTTCGGTAATTTACGGACCTTTTGACCCATTCGATCGGCATTATTATTGGTTATATCGGGTAAAAAATTCAAAAAGTATTTTGTTTCCAGAAAGTGGTTACGAATCAAAAGACACCTTTACTTATGTTAAAGACCTCGCTAAAATCATTATCTCGGCTATAGACCTGCCTCAACACCGAAAAGTATATAATGTCAATACTCATCCTCTGACCAACCTGTTTGATTTAGTAAAAACGATGGCTTTGGCAGTCAAGACTCAGCCAGAGTTTTGTTTGGCCTCTACCGATTATTTAGACCATGAAAAAGTACAGGTTTGGACTGACCTTCCACTTTGGCTCAATGGTAGTTTTCTAATGATGGATAACAGCCGCCTGCTTGCCGATTTCCCACTAACTTTTACGCCTTTGATAGATACTTTTATCGAAAGTGCTGCTTACTATGAGCAGTTAAACTGGCCAATTCCTAAAACAGGGATTAGTTTGGATGACGAAAAAGAACTGATTGCAGGTCTTTAA
- a CDS encoding caspase family protein: MSATNIFGLLIGIDLYPQNARLNGCVADSFDMEDYLRAAVPTDRLHLITLRNHEATKENITSAFLQHLSKAKENDTVVLHYAGHGSREQADPAFWSVTPDRMNEVLVPVDAITPAMTMNNPLADKELKWLIRQISKNNPHIAIILDCCNSGDGTRLIHSFKNRFTSAKQDSIRSFEQYVFKDDIELTQAFELQQPVEFKSGKHILLAACRNSQTAKELKVNGSQRGIFTHSLTEALRNNNGNISYKDLMRLASIKVLNTVQDQVPQLEAVIDTNQSNMLFLGGYTAKRNYYIATKNPNTGVWELDAGQINGITVSESEPTSFTLYNQNTDLDTDFPDVITEATVEQLDLNRSVLNIADQTQLQAVSYKALPKHIPRPKLKVRFEPETPIPRLFSAISLLRAVLYTSGHGAKPSVYVEEVTNNSEPDYRVISYLHNGQGKYKICSPTDDRPLVEHTVGFGWREAMDLVRQLEHIAQWEQINRLQNVASNIKAGDVGLEIFVSERDRTTGNWSDFKTVAAENGILDIRYYEYEEEITDSNGKKVKQKFSSPEIKIKVNNNSDKSFFTSLYYLGSDFSCTNELLQKRQIAPQQKGIAALEDQAITPQVPAELQNLGISQDKSVLKLLVSTDDFNADTYNLKGLQYAQNMRSLVKSNRQTPAKDWQTFTIIINAIKSFDENGRDLLEKSGIKVTMPDGLNANLTISSHLQPENTRDLHRQSLPLIPDIFLEDTDTSEVLPLISTRGTAPVLNVVELNNVQNPEIVTESNPIKISLPHSLEDGETILPFANDGEFYYPLGFVEKDSDGNTTVTIERLVIEDPSKTERAVRGLFNTAKIVFHKIIGQKLGFGYEYPNLAVVSVDENGKLEYENNKLAVAEKVKQAGRILLIIHGFTGETRAFLQPERKKPVNPLLLNIQQHYDLVLAFDYDSYSTGIRQTALDFKKRLTDVGLAEGHQKTLHIMAHSMGGLVSRWMIEKEGASGMVQHLMMLGTPNNGSPWPKMKDWAAWAVTIGLSKITLVGWPLLALNYLMEGTKKAASLDKVTDDMKPGSELIQSLDGSNDPGVPYTIIAGNTSILLKTQTDGEGKVKKILTNLGIDKAHYQLLTQFLFREENDIAASKSSMTNVSANRNPIPKLVIAPCDHISYFTTDAGRMVITKVLDELG; the protein is encoded by the coding sequence ATGTCTGCAACAAACATCTTTGGTTTACTTATCGGGATAGATTTATATCCTCAAAACGCGAGGTTAAACGGCTGTGTTGCCGACAGTTTTGACATGGAGGACTATCTTCGTGCCGCAGTTCCCACTGACAGATTACACCTGATTACGTTGAGAAACCACGAAGCTACCAAAGAAAATATTACTTCTGCTTTTCTTCAACATTTATCAAAGGCCAAAGAAAACGATACAGTTGTTCTGCATTATGCAGGTCATGGATCCCGGGAACAGGCAGATCCTGCTTTTTGGTCTGTTACTCCCGACCGCATGAATGAGGTGCTTGTTCCTGTTGATGCAATCACTCCTGCAATGACTATGAACAATCCCCTTGCTGATAAGGAGTTGAAATGGCTGATCCGGCAGATTTCCAAAAACAATCCACACATTGCAATCATACTGGACTGTTGTAATTCGGGAGACGGTACCAGGCTGATTCATAGTTTCAAAAACCGGTTCACCTCAGCAAAACAAGATAGCATCCGAAGTTTTGAACAATATGTGTTTAAAGATGACATCGAACTGACTCAGGCATTTGAACTTCAACAACCGGTTGAGTTCAAATCGGGCAAACATATTTTGCTTGCTGCCTGCAGAAATAGTCAAACAGCCAAAGAACTCAAAGTCAATGGCAGTCAACGGGGTATTTTTACCCACAGCCTTACAGAAGCCCTGAGAAATAACAATGGTAATATCAGTTACAAAGACCTGATGCGTCTTGCCTCCATCAAAGTATTGAATACCGTACAAGATCAGGTTCCTCAATTAGAGGCTGTTATTGATACCAATCAAAGCAATATGTTGTTTTTAGGTGGTTATACAGCAAAGCGGAACTATTATATCGCAACTAAAAATCCCAATACCGGAGTCTGGGAGTTAGATGCCGGTCAAATCAACGGCATTACTGTTTCAGAGTCTGAACCTACGAGTTTTACCCTGTATAATCAAAACACCGACCTGGATACCGACTTTCCGGATGTAATTACAGAAGCGACTGTGGAGCAACTTGACCTGAACCGGAGTGTGTTAAATATAGCAGACCAAACCCAACTACAGGCAGTTTCCTACAAAGCTCTGCCCAAACACATTCCCCGCCCTAAACTCAAAGTCCGTTTTGAACCCGAAACCCCGATACCTCGACTTTTTTCGGCAATCTCTCTGCTTCGGGCTGTTTTATATACTTCAGGGCACGGTGCAAAACCTTCAGTTTATGTTGAAGAAGTAACCAATAATTCGGAACCCGATTACCGGGTTATCTCATATTTACACAATGGGCAGGGTAAATATAAAATATGTAGTCCGACAGATGACCGCCCGCTTGTAGAACATACGGTGGGATTTGGATGGCGGGAAGCTATGGATTTGGTCAGACAATTAGAGCATATAGCACAATGGGAGCAGATTAACCGTTTGCAAAATGTAGCAAGCAATATTAAAGCAGGCGATGTTGGGTTGGAAATTTTTGTTTCAGAACGAGACAGAACAACAGGAAATTGGTCGGATTTTAAAACGGTTGCAGCAGAAAACGGCATTTTAGACATCCGTTATTACGAATATGAAGAGGAAATAACGGATAGTAACGGGAAAAAAGTAAAACAAAAATTCAGTTCACCCGAAATTAAAATCAAGGTCAATAACAATAGCGATAAAAGCTTTTTTACCTCTTTATATTATCTGGGCTCAGATTTTTCATGCACAAATGAACTGCTCCAAAAGAGGCAAATTGCCCCACAACAAAAAGGAATAGCAGCGTTGGAAGACCAAGCCATCACACCGCAGGTTCCGGCTGAACTTCAAAACCTGGGAATTAGTCAGGATAAATCTGTTCTGAAACTATTGGTCAGCACTGATGATTTTAATGCAGATACTTATAATTTAAAAGGGCTGCAATATGCTCAAAATATGCGGTCGTTGGTTAAAAGTAACAGACAGACACCGGCTAAAGATTGGCAAACCTTTACCATAATCATCAATGCCATTAAATCATTTGACGAAAACGGAAGAGATTTACTGGAAAAAAGCGGCATTAAGGTTACAATGCCGGATGGACTTAATGCAAATTTAACCATATCATCCCATTTACAGCCAGAAAATACCAGAGATTTACATCGTCAGTCACTCCCTCTTATTCCGGATATTTTTTTGGAAGATACAGATACTTCAGAAGTTTTACCTTTAATCAGTACCAGAGGCACTGCTCCGGTTTTGAATGTTGTGGAATTGAATAACGTGCAAAATCCCGAAATTGTAACAGAGAGCAATCCAATTAAAATTTCACTTCCTCATTCGCTCGAAGACGGAGAAACTATCTTGCCATTTGCAAATGACGGTGAATTTTACTATCCCCTTGGTTTTGTAGAAAAAGATTCCGATGGTAATACTACTGTTACGATTGAACGGCTTGTAATAGAAGACCCCTCCAAAACTGAACGTGCTGTTAGAGGTTTGTTTAACACGGCAAAAATAGTTTTTCATAAAATTATCGGGCAAAAGTTGGGCTTTGGATATGAATATCCCAATCTTGCAGTGGTAAGCGTAGATGAAAATGGAAAACTTGAATATGAAAACAACAAACTTGCGGTTGCGGAAAAAGTAAAACAAGCCGGGCGTATTCTGCTCATTATTCACGGGTTTACCGGTGAAACCAGGGCCTTTTTGCAACCCGAACGCAAAAAGCCGGTAAACCCCTTATTATTAAACATACAACAACATTATGATTTGGTTCTTGCTTTCGACTATGACAGCTATAGCACAGGAATCAGACAAACAGCACTTGATTTCAAAAAACGGTTGACGGATGTAGGTTTAGCCGAAGGGCATCAAAAAACACTCCATATCATGGCACATTCCATGGGAGGGTTGGTCAGCAGGTGGATGATAGAAAAAGAGGGGGCATCAGGCATGGTACAACATCTGATGATGCTCGGTACTCCAAACAACGGAAGCCCCTGGCCAAAAATGAAAGACTGGGCTGCCTGGGCAGTTACTATTGGTTTGAGCAAAATCACTTTAGTCGGATGGCCACTTTTAGCTTTAAACTACCTGATGGAGGGTACAAAAAAGGCTGCTTCGTTAGATAAAGTAACAGATGATATGAAACCGGGCTCTGAATTGATTCAATCTTTAGATGGCAGCAATGATCCCGGGGTGCCATATACTATTATTGCCGGAAACACTTCCATTCTGCTGAAAACACAAACGGATGGAGAGGGCAAGGTTAAAAAAATTCTGACGAACCTTGGAATTGACAAAGCGCATTATCAATTACTCACGCAGTTTTTATTTCGGGAGGAAAACGACATTGCAGCAAGTAAAAGTAGTATGACCAATGTTTCAGCCAACAGAAATCCAATTCCGAAATTAGTCATTGCACCTTGCGACCATATCAGTTATTTTACGACCGATGCCGGAAGAATGGTTATCACAAAGGTTTTGGATGAGTTGGGATAA
- a CDS encoding NAD(P)/FAD-dependent oxidoreductase gives MANLHHQIVIVGGGTAGITVAAQLLRKNKNLDIAIVEPSENHYYQAAWTLVGGGTYDINDTVRPEADYIPTKASWIKASATQLQPNTNSVSLSNGNTLSYDYLVLCPGIQIDWDIIKGLKESLGTQGVCSNYEFRLAPYTWECIKNFKGGVMLFTNPNTPIKCGGAPHKIMYLAADYLRKHNLLNKSEVRYTSAGGVIFGIKSYAETLNKVIARYGIKTDFHYNLKEIRAEKHEAVYDILKDGQPVGEETMHYEMIHITPPMSAPAFIKESPLANAPGWIEVDKHSLQSTKFSNVFGIGDATNTPNAKTGAAVRKQAPVLVHNLLSLIKNGNIVNPMSYNGYSSCPIVTGYGKLVLAEFDYDNHPQPTFAPFIDQTKEQYAMWLMKKYALPFMYWNLMLKGMA, from the coding sequence ATGGCTAACTTACATCATCAGATTGTAATTGTCGGAGGAGGCACTGCCGGCATCACAGTAGCAGCTCAATTATTAAGAAAAAACAAAAATCTGGACATTGCAATTGTCGAACCTTCTGAAAATCATTATTATCAGGCTGCATGGACGTTGGTTGGAGGAGGAACTTACGATATTAACGACACAGTACGTCCCGAAGCAGACTATATTCCCACAAAGGCAAGCTGGATTAAAGCAAGTGCCACTCAACTTCAACCAAACACAAATAGCGTTAGTTTGTCGAATGGTAATACTTTGAGTTATGATTATCTGGTTCTTTGCCCCGGCATTCAAATTGATTGGGATATCATAAAGGGATTGAAAGAGTCGTTAGGAACTCAGGGAGTATGCTCAAATTATGAATTCAGACTCGCTCCCTATACCTGGGAATGTATTAAAAATTTTAAAGGCGGAGTGATGTTGTTTACCAATCCCAATACTCCGATAAAATGTGGCGGTGCTCCACATAAAATCATGTATCTGGCAGCAGATTATTTACGAAAACACAATCTTTTAAATAAAAGTGAAGTGCGTTATACTTCGGCAGGAGGTGTCATTTTCGGCATCAAATCCTATGCAGAAACTTTGAATAAGGTGATAGCCCGTTATGGAATCAAAACAGATTTTCACTATAATCTCAAAGAAATCAGAGCAGAAAAACACGAAGCGGTGTATGATATTTTAAAAGACGGGCAGCCGGTTGGAGAGGAAACCATGCATTATGAGATGATACATATTACTCCACCCATGAGTGCGCCTGCATTTATCAAAGAAAGCCCACTTGCCAATGCGCCCGGTTGGATAGAGGTAGATAAACATAGCCTTCAAAGCACTAAGTTTTCCAACGTTTTTGGCATTGGAGATGCCACGAATACTCCTAATGCAAAAACAGGAGCTGCCGTTAGAAAACAAGCACCTGTATTGGTTCATAATTTGCTTAGCTTAATCAAAAATGGCAACATCGTTAACCCCATGTCTTACAATGGTTATTCGTCTTGTCCGATTGTTACGGGCTATGGTAAATTGGTGCTTGCCGAATTTGACTACGACAACCATCCTCAGCCTACTTTTGCCCCTTTTATTGATCAAACTAAAGAACAGTATGCGATGTGGCTAATGAAAAAATATGCCCTTCCATTTATGTACTGGAATTTGATGTTGAAAGGGATGGCTTAG
- a CDS encoding C40 family peptidase: MKLASRIGLVLVIQVLLFGNCAMRNSKTLPVNKDYSETGSSLKIDSIIVTAKNLMGTPYAVAGKTPKGFDCSGFTGYVYKKHGIIIPQSSKEQIKAGKPVDKCQAAKGDIIVFTGTDMTNRVPGHVGIVLENKDCVISFIHASSSAKSGGVKISSTQEVNYEKRYLAVRRILE, translated from the coding sequence ATGAAATTAGCTTCCAGAATTGGGTTAGTACTTGTTATTCAGGTTTTATTGTTTGGCAATTGTGCGATGCGTAATAGCAAGACTTTACCGGTCAACAAGGATTATTCAGAAACCGGATCTTCTCTGAAGATTGACAGTATTATAGTAACTGCCAAAAATTTAATGGGAACGCCTTATGCTGTTGCAGGCAAAACCCCGAAGGGTTTTGACTGTTCCGGTTTTACGGGGTATGTTTATAAAAAACACGGTATTATAATTCCCCAAAGTTCAAAAGAGCAAATCAAAGCCGGAAAACCGGTTGATAAATGCCAGGCTGCAAAAGGTGATATTATCGTATTTACCGGAACCGATATGACAAACCGTGTTCCCGGACATGTGGGCATTGTACTTGAAAACAAAGATTGTGTAATTTCATTTATTCATGCTTCATCATCTGCTAAATCAGGAGGTGTGAAAATCAGTTCTACACAAGAAGTAAACTACGAAAAAAGGTATTTGGCAGTCAGGCGGATCTTAGAATAA
- a CDS encoding peptidoglycan DD-metalloendopeptidase family protein: MKQYLAIAGLLFGMLAGTLLFQFFTPNDVLSGSVSDTFFNDEDTFQIIEETEPLPPTESETEDISLIRLNPEKALFNYLGLPENGFSIHQDIIKRNERLGEILTGCNVPYPLIETAISGSKNTFNHKNIRPDQTYWVLCDEEQTAKFWIYEESVHKYVVIDFRGMPHIYTCQKEIERSLKIASGVIYGSLHATLSNNQLNPSLATELADIFAYTIDFFKLQKGDKFKAIYEEISVDGQPLAIGQIKAAYFEHHNEPFYAFAYEQKGNTEYFNEEGNSLKKAFLKSPLKFTRISSKYSKKRLHPVLKYHKPHLGTDYAAPKGTPIMSVGDGTVTEASFTRGNGKYVKIRHNNTYTTQYLHMSKFAKGIKKGARVSQGQVIGYVGSTGLATGPHLCYRFWKNGKQVDPYKEKLPRSEPVSKQNRQPFIMYADSVRMVLDQLKYQVQTEDLLPM, from the coding sequence TTGAAGCAGTATTTAGCAATAGCGGGGCTTTTATTTGGCATGTTAGCAGGAACCTTATTATTCCAGTTTTTTACCCCAAATGATGTATTATCCGGTTCTGTTTCCGATACCTTTTTTAATGATGAAGATACCTTTCAGATAATAGAAGAAACAGAGCCTCTGCCTCCCACAGAATCTGAAACGGAAGATATATCCCTTATCAGATTAAACCCGGAAAAAGCTTTATTTAACTATCTCGGACTCCCTGAAAACGGGTTTAGTATTCATCAGGACATCATTAAAAGAAATGAGCGTTTGGGTGAAATATTAACCGGATGTAATGTGCCTTATCCCCTGATTGAAACCGCCATTTCCGGTTCAAAAAACACTTTCAATCATAAAAATATAAGGCCCGATCAAACATATTGGGTATTGTGCGATGAAGAACAAACCGCTAAATTCTGGATTTACGAAGAATCCGTGCACAAATATGTTGTGATTGATTTCAGGGGAATGCCTCATATTTACACTTGTCAAAAAGAAATAGAACGAAGCCTGAAAATTGCCTCAGGTGTAATTTATGGCTCATTACATGCCACTCTCAGCAACAACCAGCTTAACCCTTCTTTAGCAACTGAACTTGCAGATATTTTTGCTTATACGATTGACTTTTTCAAGCTGCAAAAAGGCGATAAGTTTAAGGCTATTTATGAAGAAATTTCTGTTGACGGACAACCTTTGGCAATCGGACAAATTAAAGCAGCTTATTTTGAACATCATAATGAGCCTTTCTACGCATTTGCTTATGAGCAAAAAGGTAACACTGAATATTTTAACGAAGAGGGCAATTCATTAAAAAAGGCTTTTCTGAAATCCCCTTTAAAGTTTACACGGATTTCATCCAAGTACAGTAAAAAAAGGCTTCATCCGGTTTTAAAATATCACAAACCCCATTTAGGTACTGATTATGCAGCCCCCAAAGGCACTCCAATTATGTCTGTTGGGGATGGTACTGTTACTGAAGCCAGTTTTACCCGTGGAAATGGGAAGTATGTAAAAATCAGGCATAACAATACTTACACGACCCAATATCTGCACATGTCAAAATTTGCAAAAGGAATTAAAAAAGGGGCGCGTGTAAGTCAAGGACAAGTGATAGGTTATGTTGGCAGTACCGGATTGGCTACAGGGCCGCATCTCTGTTACCGGTTTTGGAAAAACGGCAAACAAGTTGATCCTTACAAAGAAAAACTACCCCGCTCAGAGCCGGTATCAAAACAAAACCGGCAACCATTTATTATGTATGCCGATTCGGTCAGAATGGTATTGGATCAGTTGAAATATCAGGTGCAAACCGAAGATTTATTGCCCATGTAG
- a CDS encoding DNA-3-methyladenine glycosylase I, which produces MIRCAWVKPTEPLEINYHDTEWGVPVHDDRKLFEFLVLDAFQAGLSWNTILKKRENFRAAFNNFEAEVISQYDEEKVADLLNDAGIIRNKLKIRATIANAQLFLKIQKEEGSFDRYIWQFTNHKTLVNQWKHHREIPAKTIESDAMSKDLNKRGFKFVGSTICYAFMQAAGMVNDHTTDCFRYNSFG; this is translated from the coding sequence ATGATAAGATGTGCCTGGGTAAAACCCACCGAGCCTTTAGAAATAAATTACCACGATACAGAATGGGGTGTTCCGGTGCACGACGACCGAAAATTGTTTGAGTTTTTGGTCTTAGATGCTTTTCAGGCAGGATTAAGCTGGAACACCATTTTAAAAAAAAGGGAAAACTTCAGAGCGGCCTTCAATAATTTTGAAGCAGAAGTCATCTCACAATATGATGAAGAAAAAGTTGCTGATTTGCTGAATGATGCCGGCATTATTCGTAATAAATTGAAAATCAGAGCGACGATTGCCAACGCCCAACTTTTTCTGAAAATTCAAAAAGAGGAAGGTAGTTTTGACCGTTATATCTGGCAGTTTACCAACCACAAAACTTTGGTCAACCAATGGAAACATCACCGCGAAATCCCGGCAAAAACCATTGAGTCTGATGCTATGAGTAAAGATTTAAACAAACGCGGGTTCAAATTTGTAGGAAGCACTATTTGTTATGCTTTCATGCAGGCTGCAGGAATGGTAAACGACCATACTACCGACTGTTTCCGTTACAATTCATTTGGTTAA